A single Flavobacteriales bacterium DNA region contains:
- the ilvC gene encoding ketol-acid reductoisomerase yields the protein MAKINFGGVEENVVTREEFPLEKAQEVLKDEVVAVIGYGVQGPGQSLNLKDNGFNVIVGQRKDSKTWQKAVADGWVEGKDLFDIEEACEKATIIQYLLSDAGQIALWPTVKKHLTPGKALYFSHGFGVTYHEQTGIIPPKDVDVILVAPKGSGTSLRRLFLEGKGLNSSYAIYQDATGKAKDRVVSLGIGVGSGYLFETDFKKEVFSDLTGERGILMGALAGVFEAQYNVLRKNGHSPSEAFNETVEELTQSLMPLVAENGMDWMYANTSTTAQRGALDWRHKFREAVTPVFDELYNSVSSGNEAKVVIEANKKTDYRDKLAEELKELHESEMWQAGAQVRKLRPERQS from the coding sequence ATGGCAAAAATCAATTTTGGCGGAGTAGAAGAAAACGTAGTCACAAGAGAGGAATTCCCTCTGGAAAAGGCACAGGAAGTGCTGAAGGACGAAGTTGTGGCCGTGATAGGCTACGGCGTACAAGGTCCCGGTCAATCCCTGAACCTCAAAGACAACGGATTCAACGTCATTGTAGGACAACGGAAAGATTCCAAAACCTGGCAGAAGGCAGTCGCCGATGGTTGGGTGGAAGGCAAGGATTTGTTTGACATCGAAGAGGCTTGTGAAAAAGCCACCATCATACAGTACCTGTTGTCGGATGCCGGCCAGATCGCTTTATGGCCTACCGTTAAGAAACATCTGACTCCCGGAAAGGCACTTTACTTTTCACATGGCTTCGGTGTTACCTACCACGAACAAACAGGCATCATTCCTCCAAAAGATGTGGACGTGATCCTTGTTGCCCCTAAAGGTTCTGGTACATCCCTTCGCCGCTTGTTTCTCGAGGGCAAGGGACTTAACTCAAGTTATGCCATCTATCAGGATGCTACCGGAAAAGCAAAAGACCGTGTCGTTTCACTAGGCATAGGTGTAGGTTCCGGCTACCTGTTCGAAACAGACTTCAAAAAAGAAGTGTTCAGCGACCTTACCGGAGAAAGAGGCATCCTCATGGGCGCACTGGCCGGTGTATTCGAAGCGCAGTATAATGTGCTTCGTAAAAACGGGCACTCTCCTTCGGAAGCGTTCAATGAAACTGTCGAAGAACTCACACAAAGTCTCATGCCCCTCGTTGCCGAGAACGGAATGGACTGGATGTATGCCAATACGTCTACCACCGCACAGCGTGGTGCATTGGACTGGAGACATAAATTCAGAGAAGCTGTTACTCCTGTATTCGATGAACTATACAACAGCGTCTCCTCAGGTAATGAAGCTAAAGTGGTCATCGAAGCCAACAAAAAAACTGATTACCGCGACAAGCTGGCGGAAGAACTTAAGGAGCTTCACGAATCCGAAATGTGGCAAGCCGGAGCTCAGGTTCGTAAGCTGAGACCGGAGCGACAATCATAA
- the ilvN gene encoding acetolactate synthase small subunit: protein MNKEFTISVYTENFAGLLNQITIIFNRRKVNIESLTVSESEVKGIHRFTIVVVAEKDQVERIVKQIEKVVEVFRAFVHETDEIIHQEIALYKVPTKSLSNGKDLEKMIRDNNARILTVEPDFMVIEKTGHKSETQALYEALSEYGILQFVRSGRVSVSRPIMALSAYLRELDEAYD from the coding sequence ATGAATAAGGAATTTACCATATCCGTATATACCGAGAATTTTGCCGGGCTGTTAAATCAGATCACCATCATCTTTAACCGCCGCAAGGTAAATATCGAAAGCCTGACTGTATCCGAATCTGAGGTCAAAGGGATACATCGCTTTACCATTGTCGTCGTTGCTGAGAAGGATCAGGTAGAACGCATCGTGAAACAAATTGAGAAAGTGGTGGAGGTATTCCGGGCCTTCGTTCACGAAACAGATGAGATCATTCATCAGGAAATCGCGTTATACAAAGTTCCAACCAAAAGCTTGTCGAACGGCAAGGATCTTGAAAAGATGATCCGGGATAACAACGCCCGCATTCTAACTGTAGAACCCGATTTCATGGTGATTGAAAAAACCGGCCACAAGTCAGAAACACAAGCATTATATGAAGCCCTATCCGAATACGGCATCTTACAGTTCGTTCGATCCGGACGGGTTTCTGTTTCAAGACCCATTATGGCACTGAGTGCCTATTTAAGGGAGCTTGACGAAGCATATGATTAA